In Trichoderma breve strain T069 chromosome 4, whole genome shotgun sequence, the following proteins share a genomic window:
- a CDS encoding u3 snoRNA associated domain-containing protein has translation MVVQTRRRKALQEAEEPTKSSPARKMPVREKEDDADVPAKATPAKRTPAKKTTPAKETPAKETPVKGTLMVFDDEDESEFQTPVGKEDESEYKTPTESNSAPKPAEVEDEEEDSDDEAPEAVSTAKAAEDIKKSAQAAQKAAQEQAASLKRKRQQRDELLKKQAEERKKAEEAKPQNDQPEARQTKSDARARKRTEKSQIPTVLPAEFLTDSSSEDEVDDAAEAAAGPKRRKVAGVEKKLTRLDAGPKDEVVKSTVYRVAKKTDERMAPKLKKHTKSSKELLLKRNRPAAAKSGTGFFKRK, from the exons ATGGTTGTCCAGaccaggagaagaaaagccctgcaagaggcagaggagCCAACAAAGTCAAGTCCCGCGCGCAAGATGCCGgtgagggagaaggaggatgatgcGGATGTGCCAGCAAAGGCAACGCCAGCAAAGCGAACACCAGCAAAGAAGACCACGCCGGCCAAGGAGACACCAGCCAAGGAGACTCCGGTCAAGGGCACTCTCATGGTttttgacgatgaagatgaatcCGAATTTCAAACTCCTGttggcaaagaagacgaatcTGAATATAAAACTCCTACAGAGTCAAATAGCGCTCCCAAACCAGCAGAggtggaagacgaggaagaggatagCGACGATGAGGCACCCGAGGCTGTGTCTAccgccaaggctgccgaGGACATCAAGAAATCTGCTCAAGCCGCTCAGAAGGCCGCTCAGGA GCAAGCGGCCTCACTAAAGCGCAAGCGTCAGCAGCGCGATGAGCTCCTCAAGAAACAAGCCGAGGAGCGAAAGAAGgccgaagaagccaagccgCAAAACGACCAGCCCGAAGCCAGGCAAACTAAATCTGACGCCAGAGCAAGGAAGCGCACAGAAAAGTCCCAGATCCCAACTGTTCTACCCGCGGAATTCCTGACAGACTCTTCAAGCGAGGATGAAGTCGACGacgccgccgaggccgcaGCAGGGCCCAAGAGGCGAAAGGTGGCGGGTGTCGAGAAGAAACTGACGCGCTTGGATGCCGGGCCCAAGGACGAAGTGGTCAAGTCGACGGTGTACCGggtggccaagaagacggaCGAGAGGATGGCGccgaagctgaagaagcataCGAAGAGTTCCAAGGAGCTGCTCTTGAAGCGGAACAGGCCTGCGGCTGCGAAATCCGGAACTGGATTCTTTAAGAGGAAATGA